From one Phocaeicola salanitronis DSM 18170 genomic stretch:
- the tnpA gene encoding IS66 family insertion sequence element accessory protein TnpA produces MNRTGFEELEMQVQQSGLSLKSYLRQIGVSYSTYHYWQKKYSAEKDSIKQELAPINIKRPTAELSLDEQAPYGVSLLFPNGLRAHFGSGSEKLLMEVLNQSLQEGHV; encoded by the coding sequence ATGAACAGAACTGGATTTGAAGAATTAGAAATGCAGGTGCAACAAAGCGGCCTGTCATTGAAGTCGTACCTACGACAGATAGGAGTGAGTTATTCCACCTATCACTATTGGCAAAAGAAATACTCTGCCGAGAAAGACAGTATCAAACAAGAGCTGGCTCCGATCAATATCAAACGGCCAACAGCAGAATTGTCCTTGGATGAACAGGCTCCTTACGGCGTGTCCTTGTTGTTTCCCAACGGGCTCCGTGCCCACTTTGGAAGCGGCTCAGAGAAGCTGTTGATGGAAGTGTTGAACCAAAGTCTGCAGGAGGGCCATGTTTAA
- the htpG gene encoding molecular chaperone HtpG, which translates to MQKGNIGVTTENIFPIIKKFLYSDHEIFLRELVSNAVDATQKLKTLASTGDFKGELGDLTIQVKVNKEEGTITISDRGLGLTAEEIDKYINQIAFSGANDFLEKYKNDANAIIGHFGLGFYSAFMVAKKVEIVTRSYREDAKAVKWTCDGSPEFTLEDAERDGRGTDIILHIDDDCKEFLEESRIQGLLSKYCRFLPVPVAFGKKKEWKDGKQVDTDEYNIVNDTCPIWTKKPSELKDEDYKKFYRDLYPMSDEPLFWIHLNVDYPFNLTGVLYFPKIKSNIELQRNKIQLYCNQVYVTDSVEGIVPDFLTLLHGVIDSPDIPLNVSRSYLQSDSNVKKISTYITKKVADRLQSIFKNDRKEFEEKWDDLKIFINYGMLTQEDFYDKANKFALLKDTEGKYYTFEEYQALIKDNQTDKDGNLIYLYANNTDEQYTYIDAAKNKGYNVLLLDGQLDVPMVNMLEQKFEKSRFTRVDADVIDRLITKDEQKGEELPESKREVLTAVFNGQMPKLQKTEFHVEAQPMGETGAPIVITQSEYMRRMKEMANIQPGMSFYGEMPDMFNLVLNSDHKLIKQVLDDAESACSEKLVPVEGEIATLKMRESELHKAHEGKKDEEIPTAEKDELKDIDKKLDEKKQEKTDIINSYATGNKIVHQLIDLALLQNGMLKGEALTNFVKRSIELI; encoded by the coding sequence ATGCAGAAAGGTAATATTGGGGTTACTACAGAGAACATATTCCCTATCATCAAAAAGTTCTTGTACAGCGATCATGAGATTTTCCTTCGCGAATTGGTTTCTAATGCCGTTGATGCGACACAGAAGCTGAAGACATTGGCTTCTACTGGTGATTTCAAAGGCGAATTGGGCGATTTGACTATCCAAGTGAAAGTAAATAAGGAAGAAGGGACTATTACCATATCCGATCGTGGGCTGGGGCTTACTGCTGAAGAAATAGACAAGTACATCAATCAGATAGCTTTCTCAGGAGCTAATGATTTCCTTGAGAAGTATAAGAATGACGCCAACGCCATTATCGGACATTTCGGCTTGGGATTCTATTCCGCTTTCATGGTGGCAAAGAAAGTCGAAATCGTAACCCGTTCTTATAGAGAAGACGCAAAAGCCGTTAAATGGACTTGCGACGGAAGCCCTGAGTTTACATTGGAAGACGCAGAGCGTGACGGCCGTGGCACCGACATTATCTTGCACATCGATGATGATTGCAAAGAGTTTCTGGAAGAATCCCGCATTCAGGGGTTGCTTTCGAAGTATTGCCGTTTCTTGCCCGTTCCGGTCGCTTTCGGAAAGAAGAAAGAATGGAAAGACGGCAAGCAAGTCGATACGGATGAGTACAATATCGTCAATGACACCTGCCCTATCTGGACCAAGAAGCCAAGCGAATTGAAAGACGAAGATTACAAGAAGTTCTATCGTGACTTGTATCCGATGTCGGACGAACCGTTGTTTTGGATTCACCTGAATGTAGACTATCCGTTCAACCTGACGGGTGTGCTTTATTTCCCGAAAATCAAGAGCAACATCGAACTGCAACGGAACAAGATTCAGTTGTATTGCAACCAGGTATATGTGACCGATTCAGTAGAAGGCATCGTGCCCGACTTCCTGACGTTGTTGCATGGGGTTATCGACTCTCCGGATATTCCGCTGAACGTATCCCGTTCGTATTTGCAGAGTGATTCGAACGTGAAGAAAATCTCTACCTATATCACCAAGAAAGTGGCAGACCGCCTGCAATCTATCTTCAAGAACGACCGCAAAGAGTTTGAAGAGAAATGGGATGACCTGAAAATCTTCATCAATTACGGCATGCTGACACAAGAAGACTTCTATGATAAAGCCAATAAGTTTGCCCTTTTAAAAGACACGGAAGGCAAATATTATACTTTCGAAGAATATCAGGCCTTGATAAAAGACAATCAGACCGATAAGGACGGCAATCTGATTTACCTGTACGCCAACAATACCGATGAACAATATACATACATCGATGCAGCCAAGAACAAGGGGTACAACGTACTGCTGCTGGACGGACAACTGGATGTGCCTATGGTGAACATGTTGGAACAGAAGTTCGAGAAGAGTCGTTTCACGCGTGTGGATGCCGATGTAATCGACCGTTTGATTACAAAAGACGAGCAGAAAGGCGAAGAGCTTCCCGAAAGCAAACGAGAGGTATTGACTGCGGTATTCAATGGGCAGATGCCTAAGCTGCAAAAGACTGAATTTCATGTAGAGGCACAGCCGATGGGCGAAACAGGCGCTCCGATTGTCATTACGCAATCCGAATACATGCGCCGTATGAAGGAAATGGCGAATATCCAGCCGGGCATGAGTTTCTATGGCGAAATGCCGGATATGTTCAACCTGGTATTGAATAGCGACCATAAGCTTATCAAGCAAGTGTTGGACGATGCAGAATCGGCTTGTTCAGAGAAACTGGTTCCAGTAGAAGGAGAAATCGCTACCTTGAAAATGCGTGAAAGCGAATTGCACAAGGCGCACGAAGGCAAGAAGGACGAAGAAATCCCGACCGCTGAAAAAGATGAGCTGAAGGACATAGACAAAAAGCTGGACGAAAAGAAACAGGAAAAGACGGATATCATCAATTCGTATGCAACCGGTAATAAGATCGTTCATCAACTTATCGACCTGGCACTGTTGCAAAACGGCATGTTGAAAGGTGAAGCATTGACCAACTTTGTAAAACGAAGCATTGAATTGATTTAA
- the tnpB gene encoding IS66 family insertion sequence element accessory protein TnpB (TnpB, as the term is used for proteins encoded by IS66 family insertion elements, is considered an accessory protein, since TnpC, encoded by a neighboring gene, is a DDE family transposase.), which translates to MFNLNDTMRYFLCPGRTDMRKGISSLCGVVHEKMKSEVKNGDVFIFIGSNRRLMKLLHAEDGGMVMYVKRLEAGRFKLPEYDPESDSYPMEWRDLVMMVEGIQESPGQRLRRLRAERKEYHV; encoded by the coding sequence ATGTTTAACTTGAACGACACGATGCGCTACTTCCTGTGTCCCGGCAGGACGGACATGCGCAAGGGCATCAGTTCGCTGTGCGGGGTGGTGCATGAAAAGATGAAAAGTGAGGTGAAGAACGGCGATGTCTTCATCTTCATCGGCTCCAACCGCAGGCTTATGAAGCTGCTTCATGCGGAAGACGGCGGCATGGTGATGTACGTCAAACGGCTGGAGGCCGGACGCTTCAAACTGCCGGAATACGACCCGGAATCAGACAGTTATCCCATGGAATGGCGTGACCTGGTAATGATGGTCGAGGGCATTCAGGAAAGCCCGGGGCAGAGGCTCCGGCGGCTCAGGGCAGAGCGTAAGGAGTACCATGTATGA
- a CDS encoding patatin-like phospholipase family protein: MNKIVSILLCLCVLFALPLKAQKVGLVLSGGGAKGITHIGIIRALEENNIPIDYVAGTSMGAIVGALYAMGYSPDDMERLIKSDDFKRWYTGNIEEQYIYYFKKNPPTPEFVNVRVSLKNPLQKVKAQFLPSSVVDPLQMNFAFLQLFGQATASCHNDFDRLFIPFRCVASDVYNKRPIIFRKGDLGDAVRASMSFPAMFKPIEIDSVLVYDGGIYNNFPTNVMMQDFHPDIMIGSAVSSNPGKPKDDDIMGQLENMIMQKTDYSMPDSLGILMTFKYTDVNLMDFNRYDELHDIGYNRTIQLMDTIKMRISRRVNYRQLEKERIAYKSRMPEFRFRKIEIEGANEQQKRYIRKEFHSSEDEIFSFEDFRSGYFRLMSDNMISEIIPHAVYNASDHTFDLHLKVKLEDDLSLRVGGNVSSNGANQIYIGATYQNLNNYSKEVSLDGQLGQIYNNLQLSGRIDLPTHIPTSIRLIGSLSSFDYYKQEKLFTKGNSPVFSKKKEKFVKVLLSLPFLNRQKAEFSIGVGDLQDEYFQTNVIDFNNDQSDCSHYTIFGGSVALEGNTLDSRQYATAGRKERLVANIYTGQERFEAGSSVDPYDGEYKYQQSWLQLSYEMERYFPLSSKFVLGNYIRAYYSSRNFSHNYTATMMQAGEFSPTAHSKISYNEAFRANQFIGAGLMPIYQFTPVFHARLELYGFAPIFPILRDDKSQAHYGKLFSRIEYLGELSLVVKLPFGAIGAYVNHYSSPKNNWNFGLTLGWQIFNSRFIE; encoded by the coding sequence ATGAACAAAATCGTTTCCATCCTTTTATGCCTCTGCGTCCTTTTCGCATTGCCGCTAAAGGCTCAGAAAGTGGGGCTTGTGCTGAGCGGCGGAGGCGCGAAAGGAATTACCCATATCGGCATCATACGGGCATTGGAGGAAAATAATATTCCGATTGATTATGTAGCAGGAACTTCCATGGGAGCTATTGTAGGCGCGCTTTACGCCATGGGATATTCGCCGGATGATATGGAAAGATTAATAAAGTCGGACGACTTTAAACGTTGGTATACAGGGAATATCGAAGAACAATACATATATTATTTCAAAAAGAATCCGCCTACTCCCGAATTTGTGAATGTCAGGGTGTCTCTGAAGAATCCATTGCAAAAGGTAAAAGCTCAGTTTTTACCTTCGAGTGTAGTCGACCCGCTACAAATGAACTTTGCTTTCTTACAACTGTTCGGGCAGGCTACAGCTTCTTGCCATAACGATTTTGACCGTTTGTTCATCCCGTTCCGCTGTGTGGCGTCAGATGTATACAACAAGCGTCCGATTATTTTCCGCAAAGGTGATTTAGGTGATGCCGTCCGTGCATCGATGAGTTTTCCCGCCATGTTCAAACCGATTGAAATCGATTCCGTATTGGTTTATGACGGAGGCATTTACAATAATTTCCCTACCAATGTAATGATGCAAGACTTTCATCCGGATATTATGATAGGAAGTGCCGTCAGCTCCAACCCCGGTAAGCCCAAAGATGACGACATCATGGGGCAATTGGAAAATATGATTATGCAAAAAACCGATTATTCCATGCCTGATTCATTGGGAATTCTGATGACATTCAAATATACAGACGTAAATCTGATGGATTTCAACCGGTATGATGAGCTGCATGACATCGGTTATAACCGCACCATCCAATTGATGGATACGATAAAGATGCGTATTTCAAGGCGTGTCAATTACAGGCAATTGGAAAAGGAGCGCATTGCTTATAAAAGCCGGATGCCTGAATTCAGATTCCGCAAAATAGAAATCGAAGGAGCGAATGAACAACAGAAACGTTATATCCGAAAAGAATTTCATTCATCGGAAGACGAAATATTTAGTTTTGAAGATTTCCGAAGCGGGTATTTCCGTTTGATGTCAGACAATATGATATCCGAAATCATTCCGCATGCCGTATATAATGCGTCTGACCATACTTTTGACCTGCATCTGAAAGTAAAGCTGGAAGATGATCTTTCGTTGCGTGTCGGAGGAAATGTCAGTTCGAATGGAGCAAACCAGATTTATATTGGAGCAACCTATCAGAACTTGAACAATTATTCCAAAGAAGTGTCATTAGACGGACAATTAGGGCAAATATACAATAATCTGCAACTTTCCGGACGGATTGATTTGCCTACCCACATACCGACTTCTATCAGATTAATAGGTTCGCTATCTTCATTCGACTATTATAAACAGGAAAAGCTATTTACGAAAGGCAATTCACCGGTATTCAGCAAAAAGAAAGAAAAATTTGTTAAGGTATTGCTTTCGCTTCCTTTCCTCAATCGGCAAAAAGCCGAATTCAGCATAGGTGTCGGGGATTTGCAAGATGAATATTTCCAGACAAACGTTATCGATTTTAATAACGACCAGAGCGATTGCAGTCATTATACAATTTTCGGTGGCTCTGTCGCATTGGAAGGAAACACCTTGGATAGCCGGCAATATGCGACCGCAGGACGAAAAGAGCGTTTAGTCGCAAATATTTATACAGGACAAGAACGCTTCGAAGCAGGTTCAAGCGTCGATCCGTATGACGGCGAGTATAAATACCAGCAGTCGTGGCTGCAATTATCATACGAAATGGAGCGCTATTTTCCATTATCCTCGAAATTTGTTTTAGGAAATTACATTCGCGCCTATTATTCTTCACGAAATTTCAGCCACAATTATACCGCGACAATGATGCAGGCGGGGGAATTTTCGCCTACGGCACATAGTAAGATTTCATACAATGAAGCTTTTCGTGCCAATCAATTCATCGGTGCAGGCTTGATGCCCATTTATCAGTTTACGCCAGTTTTTCATGCACGCCTGGAATTGTATGGTTTTGCCCCTATCTTCCCTATTCTGCGTGATGATAAATCCCAAGCACATTATGGGAAATTATTCAGCAGAATAGAATATCTGGGAGAATTGTCATTGGTCGTCAAGCTTCCATTCGGAGCGATCGGTGCATACGTAAATCATTATAGTTCACCGAAAAATAATTGGAATTTCGGATTGACATTGGGTTGGCAGATATTTAATTCACGGTTTATTGAATAA
- the tnpC gene encoding IS66 family transposase, whose protein sequence is MDEKAILLKTIEGLNASIASLSATNKKQAEQNEKLQARIKELTAQVAWLNRQLFGRKSEKLRAYDPNIPDLFADEFAGLQHQAEEKRDEAVGKIEKESAEVRKQNRQNRKMIEDLPVLETETIEPTGVDLSLYRRIGEEITKVVKHKPGMLYVKEIIRPKYALKDSTMLPPAGQKGVEIAPMPLMPVDKCIADTSLLAEILLQKYEYHVPFYRQIRQYRHLGLKGLTESTLDGWFKKTVELLKPLYESLKKEVFSCDYVQADETTIPVINRGKHKAEKEYLWMVRSVMEKLVIFHYDMGSRAGSVIESLASQYRFKGYLQCDGFAGYETAFKTNPDVRLVNCMAHIRRDFEHALGENKKEAEYGLAQIQYMYRIEHCCDKAGLSFDGRKAKRRELTRPIMEAMKTWMETEGIKYSPQSLIGKAVSYAYTRWDNMMRCLEDGRLLLDNNLAENAIRPIALGRKNYLFCGNHEAAVNMSVICSLLATCKAHDVNPRDYLKDIIAQMPYHKKSADEELLNLLPHKWKLQHPESLLTKQTVESAN, encoded by the coding sequence ATGGATGAAAAAGCTATATTACTCAAGACGATAGAAGGGCTGAATGCCTCTATTGCTTCATTGTCTGCCACTAATAAAAAACAGGCTGAGCAGAATGAAAAACTGCAGGCGCGCATCAAGGAGCTGACGGCTCAGGTCGCATGGCTGAACCGTCAGCTCTTTGGGCGTAAATCGGAGAAGCTTCGCGCATATGACCCTAATATCCCCGATCTTTTTGCAGACGAGTTTGCCGGACTCCAACATCAGGCGGAAGAAAAGCGCGACGAAGCCGTTGGGAAGATTGAAAAGGAATCGGCGGAAGTACGGAAGCAGAATCGTCAGAACCGAAAAATGATAGAGGACTTACCCGTACTGGAGACCGAGACAATAGAACCGACAGGTGTTGACCTGTCTTTATACCGTAGAATAGGCGAAGAGATAACAAAAGTCGTCAAACACAAGCCGGGCATGCTTTACGTCAAGGAAATCATCCGTCCCAAATATGCACTCAAGGACAGCACCATGCTTCCTCCGGCTGGACAGAAAGGAGTGGAGATTGCCCCCATGCCGCTGATGCCTGTTGACAAGTGCATCGCTGATACCAGCCTGCTTGCCGAGATACTGCTTCAGAAGTATGAATACCACGTCCCGTTCTACCGTCAGATACGGCAATACAGGCATCTCGGGCTGAAAGGCCTTACGGAAAGCACGCTGGACGGATGGTTCAAGAAGACGGTAGAACTGCTGAAGCCCCTGTATGAGTCGCTTAAGAAAGAGGTCTTCTCTTGCGACTATGTGCAGGCGGACGAGACCACCATCCCGGTCATCAACAGAGGAAAGCACAAGGCGGAAAAGGAATACCTCTGGATGGTCAGGTCTGTCATGGAAAAACTGGTCATCTTCCATTATGACATGGGATCCCGGGCCGGATCAGTCATCGAATCACTGGCAAGCCAATACCGCTTCAAAGGATACCTTCAATGCGACGGTTTTGCAGGCTATGAGACAGCCTTCAAGACCAACCCCGACGTGCGGCTGGTCAATTGCATGGCGCATATCCGCCGTGATTTTGAGCATGCCTTGGGTGAAAACAAAAAGGAAGCCGAATATGGGCTGGCCCAGATACAGTACATGTACAGGATTGAGCACTGCTGCGATAAGGCGGGCTTGTCGTTCGACGGACGCAAAGCGAAACGCCGGGAACTGACACGCCCAATCATGGAGGCCATGAAGACGTGGATGGAAACGGAAGGCATCAAATACAGTCCCCAATCGCTAATCGGCAAAGCTGTCTCGTATGCCTATACCCGATGGGACAACATGATGAGATGCCTGGAGGACGGACGCCTGCTTTTGGACAACAACCTGGCGGAAAATGCCATCCGGCCAATTGCTTTGGGGCGCAAGAACTATCTCTTCTGCGGTAATCACGAGGCTGCCGTTAACATGTCTGTAATCTGTTCCCTGCTGGCCACCTGCAAGGCACACGATGTGAACCCAAGGGATTACCTGAAGGATATCATTGCCCAAATGCCGTATCATAAGAAGTCCGCTGATGAGGAACTGCTTAACCTTCTTCCGCACAAATGGAAACTGCAACATCCGGAGAGCCTGTTGACCAAACAAACTGTAGAATCCGCCAACTAA